The following proteins are co-located in the Leishmania panamensis strain MHOM/PA/94/PSC-1 chromosome 26 sequence genome:
- a CDS encoding hypothetical protein (TriTrypDB/GeneDB-style sysID: LpmP.26.1260), with the protein MSTVSPWMTQKGKRSAAPAHGGAAEELRPLPAQSQLLLDPQYNVDLLTFSHIRERMRQQQQQRSSGAVCSAPSQSMPTDTPSRTPLTVVPGGTTDHSPAPRYAAASESTPPSLFDEVLSEEDSHHSEYDRGLPVDLENDLGSFLTTAGRAFAQMKRDRQSLRSRKNKAGTVIKELHQQQGNAATNEAPPSAPAPAIAAAATLGSASEASHTSVGADTSAETPAMMNETNASQSTRLTLEPSAMLEWGKDEDIDVGPFSSDASLARMQRTTGPSSSSASSLSDAAGRQAHDSAEESEDDYVGFEGGGVAVMAFLYEQTWMALVGGGPTPMGTPKSVQFIRDGELQHQLLLPDPVVRLFLDARLLFVVTTAELRMYSNPIEREWTCLRQSIPLSAAVASRYAFLASPADDATGANAPVRVWKTLPNPSPSPSSANAAAAVDSAEVLRVTSFASFARRPGGQSGDRGTWTSAISLPVIPVVIDYARSLVLLPVGEEGKGFALYRYVSGPEVRYTDPVNNADMSNSASTSGMGCASDAKEPRSIDGTAVTTGRTTSFLEHIATQNTAHRNPLYNLALYVGWPSSIARLLSRDTEAGTGDQAGGHASSSHVDGSSSGGLVTLVAASSEYATRLTLWMLHGTQNKMASQQNSRPPSPSNTATGAATFVLLREFRVGVRLAAPQVVMASFPGVSRYIARGHAALAGTSGRTATGSSEAASWTDAGLLPNTSVAGDVAKLHGTATLASASELFSAASSPPSSTPPTGTMTSWATEAAATVASSTASPAGVQHLQFVGNGAYLLCVHGTDIISIFSTSARETEEEAKNVCRDRVAAEQNRYSRLSIMKEYLPHVLSSRLEAYTRQAWSSCSGRLPSADPTFMPRWICVQRRDIPGATTTSTATVPATAPTSIGTSHGASKLGVPIATDRNRSRSRQPFFQRLTSFVGSRPPIEASVALPSGRATTAALPGTEDKPSAENQPSGATPASHSLFSRASASRRLKSPGKLLTFPTSSWDEQRPPAGGAAWGAPLMELPQCIQVWPSAPHTETGTLHQFTGAASAASSPRRPPIVLNCATCEGAFANILLFAEQGELVTSQVVPYATS; encoded by the coding sequence ATGTCAACCGTGTCGCCGTGGATGACACAGAAGGGAAAacgttcagcagcgccggcgcacggcggcgctgcagaggagTTGCGCCCACTCCCTGCCCAGAGCCAACTCCTCCTTGACCCGCAGTACAACGTCGACCTTTTAACATTTTCTCACATCCGCGAGCGcatgcgccagcagcagcaacagcgatcCTCAGGGGCGGTGTGCTCCGCACCATCGCAGTCAATGCCAACAGACACGCCTTCTCGCACGCCACTCACGGTAGTGCCCGGTGGCACCACTGATCACTCGCCGGCACCTCGATACGCTGCCGCTTCAGAGTCTACGCCGCCCTCGCTCTTCGATGAAGtgctgagcgaggaggacagcCACCACTCTGAGTACGACCGGGGCCTCCCCGTGGACCTCGAGAACGACCTCGGCTCGTTTTTAACGACCGCTGGTCGCGCCTTCGCACAGATGAAGCGGGACCGCCAGAGCCTGCGCTCCCGCAAGAACAAAGCAGGGACAGTCATCAAAGAACTACATCAGCAGCAAGGCAACGCAGCGACGAACGAGGCACCGCCTtccgcaccagcaccagccattgcagcagctgccacctTGGGCTCTGCGTCTGAGGCAAGCCACACTTCTGTCGGCGCCGACACATCTGCGGAGACGCCTGCCATGATGAATGAGACAAACGCGTCTCAGAGCACGCGTCTCACGCTGGAGCCAAGTGCGATGCTGGAGTGGGGCAAAGACGAGGACATCGACGTCGGCcccttcagcagcgatgcCAGTCTCGCTAGGATGCAGCGGACTACCggcccctcttcctcgtctgcAAGCTCGTTGTccgacgctgctggccgCCAGGCACAcgacagcgcagaggagagcgaggatgACTACGTCGGGttcgagggcggcggcgtagCCGTGATGGCGTTCCTCTACGAGCAGACATGGATGGCATTGGTCGGTGGGGGCCCGACACCGATGGGGACGCCAAAATCTGTGCAGTTCATCCGAGacggcgagctgcagcaccagctgctcctgcctGACCCGGtggtgcgcctcttcctcgaCGCGCGGCTTCTGTTTGTTGTCACCACAGCGGAGCTGCGGATGTACAGCAACCCAATAGAGCGGGAGTGGACTTGTCTGCGGCAGTCCATTCCCTtgtctgccgctgtggcaaGCCGCTATGCCTTTTTAGCGTCTCCTGCAGACGATGCTACCGGTGCCAACGCtcctgtgcgcgtgtggaaGACACTGCCCAACCCCAGCCCGTCTCCCAGCTCAGCGAatgcagccgccgcagtcgaCTCCGCCGAGGTTCTCCGGGTGACCTCGTTCGCGTCTTTCGCACGCAGGCCCGGTGGCCAGAGCGGAGACCGAGGCACATGGACGTCCGCCATCTCGCTGCCCGTCATCCCAGTGGTGATAGACTACGCGCGAAGTCTCGTTCTGCTgccggtgggggaggagggaaaggggttTGCGTTGTACCGGTACGTCTCTGGGCCGGAGGTGCGCTACACAGACCCAGTCAACAACGCTGACATGAGCAACTCTGCAAGCACATCTGGCATGGGGTGTGCATCGGACGCCAAAGAACCTCGCTCCATcgacggcaccgccgtgaCCACCGGTCGAACCACCTCTTTTCTGGAGCACATCGCCACGCAAAACACTGCCCACCGTAATCCGCTCTACAATCTCGCCCTGTACGTTGGCTGGCCCTCGTCCATTGCGCGGCTGCTGTCGCGAGACACAGAGGCTGGCACAGGCGACCAGGCAGGCGGCCATGCGAGCAGTAGCCATGTGGATGGATCGAGCAGTGGCGGCCTCGTGACGCTTGTCGCCGCGTCAAGCGAGTATGCCACTCGCCTCACCCTTTGGATGCTTCACGGAACGCAAAACAAGATGGCGTCGCAGCAGAATagccgccccccctctccctccaaCACTGCCACTGGTGCCGCTACCTTCGTGCTCCTGCGGGAGTTTCGCGTTGGGGTGCGCCTGGCCGCCCCTCAAGTCGTCATGGCGTCTTTTCCAGGTGTCTCGCGGTACATTGCGCGCGGCCATGCGGCTCTGGCGGGAACGTCCGGCAGGACTGCTACGGGCAGTTCAGAGGCGGCGTCGTGGACTGATGCAGGGCTTCTGCCAAATACATCCGTGGCTGGAGATGTGGCCAAGTTACATGGCACTGCCACGCTGGCTTCGGCCAGTGAGTTGTTcagtgccgcctcctcacccccgTCCTCAACCCCGCCCACGGGGACGATGACCTCCTGGgccacggaggcggcggcgaccgtTGCATCCTCCACAGCAAGTCCGGCGGGtgtgcagcacctgcagttTGTTGGCAACGGCGCCTACCTATTGTGTGTCCACGGCACAGACATCATCAGCATCTTCTCAACCAGCGCACGCGagacggaagaggaggcgaagaacgTGTGCCGCGACCGCGTGGCGGCCGAGCAGAACCGCTATTCTCGCCTCTCCATCATGAAGGAATACCTTCCCCATGTGCTGTCAAGTCGACTGGAAGCTTACACGCGTCAGGCATGGTCCTCCTGCTCTGGTCGACTGCCTTCCGCCGACCCCACGTTCATGCCACGCTGGATCTGCGTCCAGCGTCGAGATATTCCTGGCGCGACAACCACCTCAACTGCGACGGTGCCCGCTACCGCGCCTACATCAATAGGTACCTCCCACGGCGCTAGCAAGCTTGGAGTTCCCATCGCCACCGACCGCAATAGAAGCCGGAGTAGGCAGCCCTTTTTTCAGCGCTTGACTTCGTTCGTGGGATCTCGGCCGCCGATTGAAGCGTCAGTGGCTCTGCCGTCTGGGCGCGCAACGACAGCCGCGCTTCCTGGTACTGAAGATAAGCCCAGCGCAGAGAATCAGCCTAGTGGAGCTACCCCTGCAAGCCattcgctcttctcccgcGCCAGTGCATCGCGGCGATTGAAAAGCCCTGGAAAACTGCTCACTTTTCCGACCTCCTCATGGGATGAGCAGCGACCGCCCGCTGGGGGTGCTGCCTGGGGCGCCCCACTCATGGAACTCCCGCAGTGCATTCAGGTGTGGCCATCAGCACCGCACACTGAGACTGGCACTTTGCATCAGTTCACcggtgccgcctctgccgcgtcTTCGCCGAGACGACCGCCAATCGTGCTGAACTGCGCGACGTGCGAAGGCGCTTTTGCGAACATTTTGCTGTTTGCCGAGCAAGGCGAACTTGTGACGTCGCAGGTGGTGCCGTATGCCACCTCGTGA
- a CDS encoding hypothetical protein (TriTrypDB/GeneDB-style sysID: LpmP.26.1270): MSASAVSSTTSDRPPLTLLEAFASSAAALRHFGIPRIRVVGLSEGCAQEDYELQRARPDAKDLESLLQESSLCGPHGGRGTASRRVQSEQGSPSEAVASQDVPIVTEQEFMHMFVFHSRPCVILDALAAWPALHKWRDDRYLFDLDHSLPGEVGKKFNSDGTQDEDEEAEEDEEATGSDERLRKHADATKSTGEVVMRPKSVTVALTPNGRADAVTRVTYATAAVPAEDVAGVYAGNEARKQAVLLPLPTHAADKDEGDAVRREKIFMYAAELRVTLSQLYGLLQRSPTCPLPHPINVDMRTYADKHHTPVIAYAQLQNNCLNTEYAHLRVDLCPNVELFGCRVFSKEAVEAANVWFGIPASVSSMHQDWVENLYSVVRGVKEFVLIPPWEGPFVPKPEIPAAMFAIDKAASLMDHEDDRAESWSLQFKQYPVKDGTVVPWMDFDLAGADVEVDAEGAARAELEDRLLEKRRVSALSSSSLLTKTGAKQVSNKEDVEAVREEASRKPLHPLVTYVYPGETLYLPAMWLHRVAQHADSIDLHARAQHCGAANAVVSTTPPPLPLTAAVNYWYDMSFSNPAVVLLREFGLLL, translated from the coding sequence ATGTCGGCTAGCGCCGTCTCCTCGACGACGTCAGACAGGCCGCCACTGACACTGCTGGAGGCGTTcgcgagcagcgccgccgcccttcgGCACTTTGGCATTCCGCGCATTCGCGTCGTAGGGCTGAGTGAGGGGTGCGCTCAGGAGGATTACGAGCTTCAGCGCGCGCGCCCAGATGCCAAGGACCTCGAGTCCCTGCTGCAGGAGAGCAGCCTATGTGGCCCACACGGCGGGCGTGGGACTGCCAGCCGTCGCGTCCAGAGCGAACAAGGTTCGCCGAGCGAGGCAGTAGCGAGCCAAGATGTACCGATTGTAACGGAGCAGGAGTTCATGCACATGTTTGTCTTTCACTCTCGCCCGTGCGTCATCCTCgacgcgctggcggcgtGGCCAGCGCTACACAAGTGGCGAGATGATCGCTATTTGTTTGACCTCGATCATAGCCTGCcaggggaggtggggaagAAGTTCAATTCTGACGGAACGCaagacgaggacgaggaggcggaggaggacgaggaggctaCCGGCAGTGATGAGCGGCTCCGCAAACACGCGGATGCGACGAAGTCAACTGGGGAGGTCGTCATGCGCCCCAAGAGCGTCACAGTGGCGCTGACGCCAAACGGGCGCGCTGACGCCGTCACCCGCGTCACGTACgcgaccgccgccgtgccAGCAGAGGATGTGGCCGGCGTATACGCCGGCAATGAGGCCCGCAAGCAGGCAGtgctcctccccctgcccACCCATGCCGCAGACAAAGACGAAGGGGACGCTGTTCGGCGAGAAAAGATCTTCATGTAcgctgcggagctgcgcgtgaCCCTGTCACAGCTGTACGGCCTTCTACAGCGCAGCCCCACCTGCCCGCTGCCGCATCCCATCAACGTCGACATGCGCACCTACGCAGACAAGCACCACACGCCCGTCATCGCgtacgcgcagctgcagaacaACTGCCTGAACACGGAGTACGCGCACCTGCGTGTTGACTTGTGCCCGAATGTGGAACTCTTTGGCTGCCGCGTGTTCAGCaaggaggcagtggaggcggcaaaTGTGTGGTTCGGCATCCCCGCCTCGGTGTCATCGATGCATCAAGACTGGGTCGAGAACCTCTACTCCGTGGTGCGTGGCGTGAAGGAGTTTGTGCTGATTCCGCCGTGGGAGGGCCCCTTCGTCCCGAAGCCGGAGATCCCCGCTGCGATGTTCGCCATCGACAAGGCGGCGAGCCTGATGGACCACGAGGACGACCGCGCCGAGAGCTGGTCGCTTCAGTTCAAGCAATACCCCGTGAAGGATGGCACTGTGGTGCCGTGGATGGACTTTGACCTTGCCGGTGCAGACGTGGAAGTGGACGCAGAGGGCGCCGCGCGTGCCGAACTGGAAGACCGACTGCTCGAGAAGCGTCGCGTTAGTGCgctgtcatcgtcgtcgttgttGACAAAGACCGGGGCGAAACAGGTGAGCAACAAGGAAGACGTGGAGGCTGTACGCGAGGAAGCCAGCCGCAAGCCGCTACACCCCTTAGTCACCTACGTATACCCCGGCGAAACGCTTTACCTCCCAGCGATGTGGCTTCATCGCGTTGCCCAACACGCCGATAGCATCGAcctgcacgcgcgtgcgcagcacTGCGGGGCAGCCAACGCAGTAGTGTCCACCACGCCACCTCCACTCCCCCTGACTGCCGCGGTGAACTACTGGTATGACATGAGCTTCAGCAACCCGGCTGTTGTGCTGTTGCGCGAGTTTGGGCTCCTGCTGTAA
- a CDS encoding hypothetical protein (TriTrypDB/GeneDB-style sysID: LpmP.26.1280) produces the protein MTEKSLLLKCDFAGRYFIVGTDFPTARIFDTTTSSLAAVVELPLRSRTFSLAALTLTSLAIRQAEEAAVPATSRNGSTLAGHRSEALLISKVATYYAAVGLSDGTVILHDVHRDAQLAHVQVSETRQPIISLQICGGYAFFLAANHILYVAHIQNAAAGPCLRLRVQPDASSIAVTTIITPTGTAAGRTTSTAESPTVPYRVFRVFVSGPTNALYEMRALANTSSSCSGGMAGSATANTADVPQVNITKLLAFPSQGTSAEFAWVSNVVPSALSASGGSSDAPVSLPAITASAQDGVVRVWDVQYTPPSSSAAASLLTTGLDSATASSTAGVTRCRRTLLCGQRILNVSVLPDTANGSHKCSYIMVTTLTGSVLLWSLGDALLPPVVEPVPLKPDVVLVSAVAAGRLLFGALRPASGAPSHAAASGNPLRSLEVTLLRGRFALPMFETRNIGDAVDQASSAAAAAPPEPVATTDPATGAKPKARAAKVSPSNARHTALATLALGVAGTIASAVTVVELPLNSAHASLLASQRDAEYLLQHTTDVATSTFVVLDTVWAAHQQQVAARASQYMTDAFKAPQLYHAKSIQDLPVKQYTLEQRLQQVAREEAAASLRRRQLGTDNVAAAEGANDHDDALEQRQGGAVKVGRSVVPQHALGLATVPLYQALHANDTSAVMDLLSMSARSAKGMRATVLSLQLPYCLQLLHVISERLGLCSKAVEKVTPALQAGAGDSAESTIGSATAGQDSHTTGNLGGSTAADAVAQSAGANKASGSGAALRGGVAAFSIRSSLLEWIDAIVHYRGSELLTVQRDWNAREASGQTSEATPPMAASPPRDFLAPILHHYENLCSQYDKLAVLYGRLSIFKSVRPSQKNDFTNIPRKSLASNVEMGRPVPDVNGGLASRSGSSKRRLHLIGRSSVIDDDIVFPVMFKESRSRSGLRVVRVRSKLEIEKKRRQRENKGLALQKRARALAQEQLRSTKAAHSILDDMDQIMMAEVAGKDGEMNLDILEAMDLADDSSDADVSSDSSFDDEEDEEGEDYSEEEGKSPTVARSKSKKTRREAVVTDEMLADAGEESDDHQDKDDDTALDSSEADFSSGNDDAVDSESLDSDDEESDEDDEGSDEEESPDDDEAQASDEDDGMGEDMQELLTQHEGDEDRSDRRKAKKVRTD, from the coding sequence ATGACCGAAAAGTCGCTCCTTCTGAAGTGCGACTTCGCTGGTCGTTACTTCATAGTCGGCACAGACTTCCCCACAGCACGCATCTTCGACACAACGACCTCATCCCTAGCCGCTGTCGTGGAATTGCCCCTACGCAGTCGCACATTCTCGCTCGCTGCATTGACACTGACGTCGCTCGCGATTCGCCAAGCGGAGGAGGCCGCGGTGCCAGCGACAAGTAGGAATGGCAGCACGCTTGCTGGTcaccgcagcgaggcgctTCTCATCAGCAAGGTCGCTACGTATTACGCCGCCGTTGGCCTCAGCGACGGCACGGTGATCCTGCACGATGTGCACCGTGACGCTCAGCTCGCCCACGTGCAAGTGTCAGAGACACGGCAGCCAATCATCTCGCTGCAGATATGTGGCGGGTACGCGTTCTTCTTGGCTGCCAACCATATCCTTTACGTGGCGCACATTCAGAATGCCGCCGCAGGGCCGTGTCTACGTCTGCGCGTGCAGCCTGATGCGAGCTCGATCGCGGTCACCACAATCATCACTCCTACGGGCACAGCAGCGGGGAGGACGACCTCCACGGCAGAAAGCCCCACTGTCCCGTATCGTGTCTTCCGGGTATTTGTCTCGGGCCCTACAAACGCACTGTACGAGATGCGGGCGCTGGcgaacaccagcagcagctgcagcggtggcatgGCCGGCTCGGCTACCGCCAACACGGCAGACGTGCCGCAGGTGAACATCACGAAGCTCCTGGCATTTCCATCTCAGGGAACGAGTGCCGAGTTTGCATGGGTGAGCAATGTGGTCCCATCAGCTCTGTCTGCTAGTGGTGGCTCGTCGGACGCCCCAGTCTCGCTGCCGGCCATCACAGCCAGTGCGCAAGACGGCGTTGTGCGTGTCTGGGACGTGCAGTAcacaccgccgtcgtcctctgccgccgcctccctcctcaccaccgGTCTTGAtagcgccaccgcgtcgtcAACAGCAGGGGTGACGCGGTGCCGCCGTACGCTACTGTGCGGGCAGCGCATCCTCAACGTGTCCGTGCTGCCAGACACGGCCAACGGCAGCCATAAGTGCAGCTACATCATGGTGACCACCCTAACTGGTTCAGTGCTCCTCTGGAGCCTCGGTGACGCTCTACTGCCGCCAGTAGTGGAGCCGGTGCCACTGAAGCCGGATGTGGTGCTCGTGTCTGCAGTAGCGGCTGGTCGGCTCCTCTTCGGTGCACTTCGGCCGGCCTCTGGAGCGCCGAGCCACGCTGCCGCATCAGGCAACCCGTTGCGTTCTCTGGAGGTGACCCTGTTGCGCGGCCGCTTCGCCCTGCCCATGTTTGAAACCAGAAACATTGGCGACGCCGTGGATCAAGCGtcgtcagcagctgccgcagcgccgccggagCCAGTAGCCACCACGGACCCCGCCACTGGCGCCAAGCCGAAGGCAAGGGCAGCGAAGGTGAGCCCTTCCAACGCGCGACACACGGCCCTCGCCACCCTAGCCCTCGGCGTGGCGGGCACCATCGCGagcgccgtcaccgtcgtGGAGCTGCCGCTGAACTCAGCCCATGCCTCGTTGCTGGCAAGCCAGCGCGATGCGGAGTACCTTCTCCAGCATACCACTGACGTGGCCACAAGCACCTTCGTCGTGTTGGACACCGTCTGggcagcgcaccagcagcaggtTGCCGCAAGGGCAAGCCAGTACATGACAGACGCCTTCAAAGCACCACAGCTGTATCATGCCAAGTCCATTCAGGACCTGCCAGTGAAGCAGTACACACtcgagcagcggctgcagcaggtggccCGTGAAGAGgcggccgcctcgctgcggcggaggcaacTCGGCACTGACAATGTGGCGGCCGCAGAGGGAGCAAACGACCATGACGATGCCCTCGAGCAGCGCCAAGGGGGCGCGGTCAAGGTTGGTCGCAGTGttgtgccgcagcacgccCTCGGCCTCGCTACCGTGCCCCTGTACCAGGCGTTACACGCGAATGACACGTCAGCTGTGATGGACCTGCTGAGTATGTCCGCCCGGTCTGCTAAGGGCATGCGGGCGACAGTACTTTCTCTGCAGCTTCCGTactgcctgcagctgctgcatgttATCTCAGAGCGCTTGGGATTGTGCAGTAAGGCAGTGGAAAAAGTCACGCCAGCGTTGCAGGCCGGTGCGGGTGACAGTGCAGAGTCAACGATTGGGAGTGCTACGGCGGGGCAGGACAGCCATACTACCGGCAACCTGGgaggcagcaccgcggcCGACGCGGTCGCACAGTCCGCAGGCGCCAATAAGgccagtggcagcggtgccgcactGCGCGGAGGGGTGGCAGCCTTCTCAATCCGCTCCTCGCTTCTGGAGTGGATCGACGCCATTGTGCACTACCGTGGCAGCGAGCTGCTAACAGTGCAGCGCGACTGGAACGCGCGGGAGGCGAGCGGTCAGACGAGTGAGGCGACCCCGCCGATGgctgcctcccctcccagAGACTTTCTCGCCCCCATCTTGCATCACTACGAGAACCTGTGCAGCCAGTACGACAAATTGGCTGTTCTGTATGGGCGGCTGTCGATCTTCAAGTCCGTCCGACCTTCGCAGAAGAACGACTTCACGAACATTCCGCGTAAGTCGCTAGCCTCCAACGTAGAGATGGGGCGCCCAGTGCCAGACGTCAACGGCGGCCTCGCCAGTAGAAGTGGCTCCAGCAAGCGACGCCTGCACCTCATCGGGCGAAGCAGCGTCATTGATGACGACATCGTCTTCCCCGTAATGTTCAAAGAGTCCCGCTCGCGGTCTGGCCTTCGGGTGGTGCGCGTCCGCAGCAAGTTGGAGATCGagaagaagcggcggcagcgcgaaaACAAGGGCTTAGCCCTGCAgaagcgtgcgcgtgcgctagCGCAGGAGCAGCTTCGGAGCACCAAGGCTGCGCACAGCATCCTTGATGACATGGACCAGATCATGATGGCCGAGGTGGCGGGCAAAGACGGCGAGATGAACCTGGACATACTGGAGGCAATGGACCTCGCTGATGATTCGAGCGACGCTGATGTGTCCAGCGACAGTTCCTtcgacgacgaagaggatgaagagggtgaggactacagtgaggaagaagggaagagtCCCACCGTTGCCCGTAGCAAGAGTAAGAAGACCCGCAGGGAGGCTGTCGTGACGGACGAAATGCTAGCCGacgctggagaagagagtgACGACCACCAGGATAAGGACGATGACACAGCCCttgacagcagcgaggccgATTTCTCTTCTGGCAACGACGACGCAGTTGACTCCGAATCTCTCGATAGCGACGATGAAGAGAGTGATGAAGACGACGagggcagcgacgaggaagaaagtcctgacgacgacgaggcgcaggcgTCTGACGAAGATGACGGCATGGGCGAAGAcatgcaggagctgctgaccCAGCATGAGGGGGATGAGGATCGCTCAGATCGTCGCAAAGCAAAGAAGGTGCGTACTGACTAA
- a CDS encoding hypothetical protein (TriTrypDB/GeneDB-style sysID: LpmP.26.1290), which produces MYTRTTSLMRGLFSRKQDMQSMVEGHFWSLTRYRILPRFLGLDFAGNVIFFSAHRRQGFGGWTAVTLGAPGSTNSGFLSSDMSAVNVLEDGYPLHYKASRKLQAFVSQERRRWQTKQAEAMAAAAKAKADSQAAAEATKSTAETAKSGKPISIEIPPEHVASYDGDQQFRDMLAIKCSQPRFYTSQLRISRLATITYKCIYFYLWAVLISLIVQGYLMFRAWVNPPAREGLKNIEEHVLHIPRLLFSGCVYGIVWLVRTAQPVIDPVVNFLTENFPQVNWGAASAENLASRAQHLADDAHPKAKERKLKEMQRQLQTEAERRTWWTRVLILLLGIFSILCVL; this is translated from the coding sequence ATGTACACGCGAACGACATCGCTGATGCGGGGCCTCTTCTCGAGGAAGCAGGACATGCAGTCGATGGTGGAGGGCCACTTCTGGAGTCTCACACGGTACCGCATTTTGCCGCGGTTCCTCGGCCTTGACTTCGCCGGCAACGTCATCTTCTTTTCGGCTCACCGCAGGCAAGGCTTTGGTGGGTGGACAGCCGTCACGCTAGGCGCACCGGGTAGCACAAACTCGGGCTTTCTCAGCTCTGACATGAGCGCTGTGAACGTACTCGAAGACGGCTACCCGCTGCACTACAAGGCGAGCCGCAAGCTGCAGGCCTTCGTGTCTCAAgaacgccgccgctggcagaCGAagcaggcggaggcgatggcggctgcggcgaaggCCAAGGCTGACAGTcaggcagctgcagaggcgaCGAAGTCCACTGCGGAAACTGCTAAGAGCGGCAAGCCCATCAGCATCGAGATCCCGCCGGAACACGTTGCGAGCTACGACGGCGACCAGCAGTTTCGCGACATGCTTGCCATCAAGTGTTCGCAGCCGCGCTTCTACACCAGCCAGCTGCGCATCAGTCGTCTCGCCACCATTACGTACAAGTGCATCTACTTTTACCTCTGGGCTGTGCTTATATCGCTCATCGTTCAGGGCTACCTCATGTTTCGCGCCTGGGTAAACCCGCCAGCCCGCGAGGGGCTCAAGAACATCGAGGAGCACGTCCTGCACATTCCTCGGCTGCTTTTCTCGGGATGCGTGTACGGGATTGTGTGGCTTGTACGCACTGCGCAGCCGGTGATTGACCCTGTCGTGAACTTCTTGACAGAAAATTTCCCTCAGGTGAACTGGGGGGCTGCTTCTGCCGAGAACCTGGCAAGCCGGGCACAGCACCTCGCCGACGACGCGCACCCCAAGGCAAAGGAGCggaagctgaaggagatgcagcggcagctgcagaccGAAGCAGAACGCCGCACGTGGTGGACACGTGTCTTGATATTACTCCTCGGCATTTTCTCCATCCTGTGTGTTCTTTGA
- a CDS encoding hypothetical protein (TriTrypDB/GeneDB-style sysID: LpmP.26.1300) produces the protein MKCSAALFHVASAVAAAVARNHSSTPYREENETATVRNCRNQSTLIDHRNQSARYRGGRCGTFLDVTPLTPPASAFHAAAANGSTFVDQNSSTVATSFNENYRIKSFRQRVCAATDVSMRPLLLLLKDVPELNDVAANAGIVSPAAATIASGRFKYGELLERLSCRWAAKFYGKVTYGPRNYPYPSSRWLARRFQMKKHRILKRFRFRRYKLAAVANLPFAKMIRVGMLPELKSSKTKKGDTVDMGLSSQLVSAARSSAGAAKTKGKRSRPKSKYQV, from the coding sequence ATGAAGTGCAGCGCGGCCCTTTTCCACGTGGCATcggccgtcgccgctgctgtcgcgaGAAACCATAGCAGTACGCCGTACAGGGAGGAAAACGAAACCGCCACAGTGCGTAACTGCAGGAACCAGTCGACTTTGATAGACCACCGAAATCAAAGCGCGCGCTATCGCGGCGGTCGGTGCGGCACTTTCCTGGACGTGACCCCTCTGACTCCACCGGCGTCGGCCTtccacgccgctgctgccaacGGCTCCACGTTTGTTGATCAGAACTCCTCGACAGTCGCCACGAGCTTCAACGAAAACTACCGAATTAAGTCCTTCCGTCAGCgcgtctgcgccgccacggaCGTGTCGATGCGGCCACTGCTGTTGCTACTCAAGGATGTGCCGGAACTGAACGATGTAGCCGCCAACGCCGGCATCGTcagccctgcagcagcaaccatTGCGAGTGGAAGGTTCAAGTAtggcgagctgctggagcggctgTCATGTCGCTGGGCGGCAAAGTTCTATGGTAAGGTCACATATGGCCCGCGCAACTATCCGTACCCGTCTTCACGTTGGCTGGCTCGCCGCTTCCAGATGAAGAAGCATCGCATTCTCAAGCGTTTCCGCTTCCGCCGCTACAAGCTAGCAGCCGTGGCCAACCTGCCCTTCGCCAAGATGATCCGTGTCGGCATGCTCCCTGAGCTAAAGAGCAGCAAGACGAAGAAGGGTGACACTGTGGACATGGGCCTGTCCTCGCAGCTGGTCAGCGCGGCACGGTCGTCCGCTGGTGCGGCCAAGACGAAGGGCAAGCGCTCGCGTCCAAAGTCAAAGTATCAGGTGTAA